In Flammeovirgaceae bacterium 311, one DNA window encodes the following:
- a CDS encoding hypothetical protein (COG3022 Uncharacterized protein conserved in bacteria) produces the protein MLIIISPSKTQDFAPLSQTPDYTVPQFLDDSSKLVAELRKKKPAALGKLMDISENLAGLNHERFQEWQTPFTPENAKPALFAFKGDVYTGIPAEEYSSEELQYAQEHLRILSGLYGLLRPLDLMQPYRLEMKIKLKNKRGADLYKFWGKRLTDGLNNALQQQKEAVLVNLASNEYYKALQPKDIKGRIITPQFKEFKNGKYSMVALFAKRARGMMTDYILRNRLETPEAIKGFDREGYSFSEPLSVSDEWVFVR, from the coding sequence ATGCTCATTATTATATCTCCTTCCAAAACACAGGATTTTGCTCCTCTGTCCCAGACCCCTGACTACACTGTACCGCAGTTTTTAGACGATAGTAGTAAGCTTGTTGCAGAGCTTCGCAAAAAGAAGCCGGCTGCTCTGGGCAAGCTTATGGACATCAGTGAGAACCTGGCCGGGCTGAACCATGAGCGTTTTCAGGAATGGCAAACACCCTTTACCCCGGAAAATGCCAAACCTGCCCTTTTTGCCTTTAAGGGAGATGTATACACCGGAATACCGGCAGAAGAATACAGCAGTGAAGAGCTGCAATATGCCCAGGAACACCTGCGCATTTTATCAGGCCTCTACGGACTGCTGCGGCCACTGGACCTGATGCAGCCCTACCGCCTGGAAATGAAAATAAAGCTGAAAAATAAACGGGGGGCCGATCTGTACAAATTCTGGGGCAAACGCCTCACAGATGGCCTGAACAATGCCCTACAGCAGCAAAAAGAAGCGGTGCTGGTAAACCTGGCCTCTAATGAATACTACAAAGCACTGCAGCCTAAAGATATCAAAGGCCGCATCATTACCCCGCAGTTTAAGGAATTCAAAAACGGCAAATACAGCATGGTGGCACTGTTTGCCAAGCGCGCCCGCGGCATGATGACCGACTATATACTGCGCAACCGCCTGGAAACGCCGGAGGCTATAAAAGGCTTTGACCGTGAAGGCTACAGCTTCAGCGAACCGCTGTCTGTTAGCGACGAGTGGGTGTTTGTAAGATAA
- a CDS encoding TonB-dependent outer membrane receptor produces MGGLMGQQAQNRLVSGVLLSPQGEPLPGVNIIIKGTTRGTVTNMEGWYSIEAPLGAVLVYSFIGFTFYEVTVTERNSAAAGSAADNTRSGPLSGTAGRKAQNPSANYASARPKRRKGNSKTLQDLNAPHAERGVAVLSDSSAAYEVKGQHPAYQDQMTGPLAKIKFNRKNKKWVLVPSYYARQQMPRLRLEFTTALSSSFVNRLPRLQDQYAQGSASDGALVAGGPENGELFSWGPPIAALAYDADGRLVPQQPGLQPAKAFNAYDAFRPGFATDNRLQLFTDLDGYTLRAGYANKFSAGILPANDYQRHTLDLSFNTQWYTIQPRLYISYSDTRERMPLRGANAASVLGGLYSTPPSFDLLNGNTTPRPWKNSATYQSADGSQRSFAPGQADHPYWLLHHMPDRQEQQKALYGLELLHRNYNAFEIQYNLALEKGRDQSVFGIPPAAAGATPARLSSRALNTTALSSNLLANYRLNTYNNSWSAEFFAGHNFTYLQEELNRRDGAEFGAGDAYALDGAMELQQLQISPYRRTHEVTSRGLLYWNGPYSSNWRLAQLLLTNRMYFSNTLAPDQSQFFLPAANLSVNLHQLELLKSGRFISELKVYSSYANTIREAPLLYNQWHFNSLRYSPENYRQYYELEELCSNPGLLPEKQQKWEAGLDSWILDSKLSISANYFLNITDQLLVPVFREGQYQLENSAKLQTPGLEVALKTRGYFDGGQWEIGATFSRSRPTIKELYHEQERLPVAGFSTISTNLVEGQPYGVLWGSRFSRNESGQVIIGEDGFPVVDPQGGIIGNPNPHWLGGLWGNADWNGFGFSFVLDIKKGGDVWNGTQQFLNYWGRSAYTAEHRGVEGYVFTGVNEAGAPNQQPVDFYNPANGLQDNRWVRYGAAGVAEEAVEVASWLRLNQLQLSCELRKQTAKALRLQRLKLSLIARNLFVLTNYSGVDPVSKLFGYQQGAGLDLFNQPNVKSYGFSLTLNL; encoded by the coding sequence ATGGGCGGACTGATGGGACAACAAGCTCAAAACAGGCTGGTGAGTGGGGTGCTGCTTTCGCCGCAGGGCGAGCCTTTACCCGGTGTAAACATCATAATAAAAGGCACTACCAGGGGAACCGTTACAAACATGGAAGGCTGGTACAGCATAGAAGCACCACTTGGTGCCGTGTTGGTGTATTCATTTATTGGCTTTACCTTCTATGAGGTGACTGTAACTGAAAGAAATTCAGCAGCAGCCGGCAGTGCTGCCGACAATACACGTTCTGGCCCATTATCCGGAACTGCCGGGAGGAAAGCACAGAATCCCAGCGCCAATTATGCATCAGCACGGCCAAAAAGGAGAAAGGGGAACAGTAAAACTTTACAAGACTTAAATGCGCCCCATGCGGAAAGAGGGGTAGCCGTGCTTTCAGATTCTTCTGCTGCTTATGAGGTAAAAGGCCAGCATCCCGCTTATCAGGACCAGATGACTGGACCGTTGGCTAAAATTAAGTTCAACCGCAAAAATAAGAAATGGGTGCTGGTGCCCTCCTACTACGCCAGGCAGCAAATGCCCCGCCTGCGCCTGGAATTTACCACCGCCCTCAGCAGCAGTTTTGTGAACCGGCTGCCAAGGCTTCAGGATCAGTACGCCCAGGGCAGTGCTTCTGATGGAGCACTGGTTGCAGGCGGTCCGGAAAACGGGGAACTTTTCAGCTGGGGGCCACCCATAGCAGCACTCGCTTATGATGCCGATGGCAGGCTGGTGCCCCAGCAGCCCGGACTGCAGCCGGCAAAGGCTTTCAATGCCTATGATGCCTTTCGCCCCGGATTTGCTACCGACAATCGCCTGCAGCTGTTTACCGACCTGGATGGCTACACACTCAGAGCCGGCTATGCCAATAAATTTTCGGCCGGCATCTTACCGGCAAATGATTACCAGCGCCATACACTGGATCTTTCATTCAATACCCAATGGTATACAATTCAGCCAAGACTCTATATTTCCTACTCCGACACAAGAGAAAGAATGCCACTAAGAGGTGCAAATGCAGCCTCTGTGCTGGGAGGCCTCTATTCTACTCCGCCCTCTTTTGATCTGTTAAACGGAAACACCACGCCCAGGCCATGGAAGAATAGCGCTACCTACCAGTCAGCAGATGGCAGCCAGCGCAGTTTTGCACCGGGCCAGGCAGATCATCCCTACTGGCTGCTCCACCACATGCCAGACCGGCAGGAGCAGCAAAAGGCATTGTATGGACTGGAACTGCTGCACCGGAATTACAATGCGTTCGAGATACAGTACAACCTGGCGCTGGAGAAGGGAAGGGACCAGTCCGTTTTTGGCATACCACCTGCTGCGGCAGGGGCCACTCCTGCCCGCCTCAGCAGCAGAGCACTGAACACCACAGCCCTAAGCTCCAACCTGCTTGCTAATTATCGGCTAAACACATACAACAACAGCTGGAGTGCCGAGTTCTTTGCCGGTCACAACTTTACCTATCTGCAGGAAGAGCTGAACCGCCGGGACGGGGCAGAATTTGGCGCCGGAGACGCCTATGCCCTTGATGGAGCAATGGAACTGCAGCAGCTGCAGATCAGCCCCTACCGGCGAACCCATGAGGTTACTTCCAGGGGGTTGCTTTACTGGAACGGACCCTACAGCAGCAACTGGCGCCTGGCACAGCTCCTGCTCACCAACCGCATGTACTTCTCCAACACCCTTGCTCCTGACCAAAGCCAGTTTTTTTTACCGGCTGCAAATCTTAGCGTTAACCTGCACCAGCTGGAGCTGCTAAAATCCGGCCGCTTCATATCAGAATTAAAGGTGTATTCCTCCTATGCCAATACCATTCGGGAAGCCCCTCTCCTCTATAACCAGTGGCACTTTAATTCGCTCCGGTACAGCCCCGAAAACTACAGGCAGTATTATGAGCTGGAAGAACTTTGCAGCAACCCCGGGCTCTTACCCGAAAAGCAGCAAAAATGGGAGGCCGGCCTGGACAGCTGGATCCTGGACAGCAAACTAAGCATCAGTGCAAATTACTTCCTAAATATAACAGACCAGTTGCTGGTGCCGGTTTTCCGTGAGGGGCAATACCAGCTGGAAAACAGCGCCAAACTACAAACGCCTGGGCTGGAAGTAGCTCTGAAAACACGTGGATATTTTGATGGTGGCCAGTGGGAAATTGGTGCTACCTTTAGCCGCTCCCGCCCCACGATAAAAGAACTGTACCATGAGCAGGAAAGACTGCCTGTGGCCGGTTTCAGCACCATCTCTACCAACCTGGTGGAGGGCCAGCCCTATGGGGTGCTCTGGGGCAGCCGATTTAGCAGAAACGAAAGCGGACAGGTGATAATAGGCGAGGATGGTTTTCCGGTGGTAGACCCGCAAGGGGGCATTATTGGTAATCCCAATCCACACTGGCTGGGTGGGTTGTGGGGCAATGCCGACTGGAATGGATTTGGCTTCTCCTTTGTGCTGGATATAAAAAAAGGAGGCGATGTATGGAATGGCACCCAACAATTTTTAAACTATTGGGGACGTTCTGCCTATACGGCCGAACACAGAGGGGTTGAGGGCTATGTTTTTACAGGTGTGAACGAAGCTGGAGCGCCCAACCAGCAGCCGGTAGATTTTTACAACCCGGCAAATGGGCTTCAGGATAATCGATGGGTGCGTTATGGTGCAGCAGGCGTGGCAGAAGAAGCCGTAGAAGTAGCATCCTGGCTGCGACTGAACCAGCTACAGCTCTCTTGTGAATTGAGGAAGCAAACGGCAAAGGCACTGCGCCTGCAGCGGTTAAAGCTTTCACTGATTGCCAGAAACCTGTTTGTACTAACCAACTACAGCGGGGTAGATCCTGTCAGCAAGCTGTTTGGCTATCAGCAGGGCGCAGGGCTGGATCTGTTCAACCAGCCTAATGTAAAGAGTTACGGATTTTCGCTAACACTAAATCTATAA
- a CDS encoding hypothetical protein (COG2804 Type II secretory pathway, ATPase PulE/Tfp pilus assembly pathway, ATPase PilB) has product MQRVFLICLTFLTTILLSLPSVAQEAFVPEGLYFQGEVIRKVSVGHNAVWVVKGQDSTGVGKVDLQGIEYDYTTSINTSVPLAGIVGKYGDSAMIASTSNYLLQFDKGVITRIDKDLGVKGNRITDITGNESFTFIATDSGYQKSYNNASFVTMRFVDPKPPVLRIFHNERKGLSAYAYQEQVGSCSEWPNSNTLKIIVQRAYANQVNSALFNPDEISGLNAIAVADEYIHSYSPTYIATFFIGNTSGLKVGLGDCKSIVKTFLQDTTVYAIKNYKSSMLIGSEKGLFYCSEKDPDMMYSVQLGGAYKIYDISVDEDKDLVWLATDQGLYKLHGDSYQTPPPAKTIEDIEWTRHIGGSFSDLVKAMVTDAYGNVYMTGSFSGMAKFGDSVLIAKNQQDYFLVKYNASGDMLWVRSATRLKETGYPSVGCGLALTVDHLENVYVLTTHYIDYEEQPIIGPDFGYGVKAADPAAKNSYLVKYDVNGTPQWTQPTAMSYHTNTSSYFSGHPQLNSDKNGNIYLASAANFTNPDYHVKFAVWKYNPDFKLEWLKKFPLQFTTITLKPGGEFYLYGKFGLFRDTLVVDTIKLSREDDDSFALVHLDSSGKAKWGKAFGNSHSHVENLTGLGFDDFGNTYISGSYSVDMQLGEWVHTNRKHDYGIFHAKLNASGAFSWVRFGETKEHLPNNQILVDSLGFSILTGKFEKSLTLNNLTLEASSDQEEVYLIKYDPSGNLSWGYAIPGLTYDLYSIKTIAKGPKNSFYIGGELINNINLNNSLLAVKGVSDIFLARITDPTSIFSINVIRGKSFFDKDKNGAYNEGDEPIADLIVKAEPGPLYTKTDHEGNYVLYLPKGDYTIEQIIPNYKGKIITPIAPEQPFSISLTTAGIDSAGFDFVNDVKVSPFLSVDVTSTRFRRCFTHTTKVEYCNEGFANAENVELVLEYPEFVIPIASSIPWTSRNGNTYTFSIGSMPSQSCRTITFKDSVICGNESIRDLTQCIKGSLRSLNTTVNPDPEWDRSDIVLSAECRDNGFVRVGIHNSGTGHMADSASFSIFLNQQQVYGGKYKLKAGEDLSLNLLANGKPLHLEAKLTPHHPDKRAVSITIQGCNSNGEGIIDGGYVNQFPQNDEAETIELVCLPIIDSYDPNDKQVAPAGITSTNNIAEDSMLEYTIRFQNTGTDTAYTVVVVDPLSEHLDISTLKVGLSSHPVKWEFSQDNQPSIVWRFPKINLPDSTTNERASHGFVKFKIRPKPDLPLGTVISNKAEIYFDYNSPIITNEVFNTIGLPELVPGEKVLVQNCNTKINLLQEENLAIVLCSDARSYQLSRQVPVDGRGNWKVTKGNAFLQDPHSHQTLASNISFGENEFSWELTYCDHIVISKVTIIRELPLEKPQITPPAPICQGEVYPAIGTTGEGVEWYRDAALTKLALKGNTYQASGQQSETLYVIRRSPTCSSPVAVVQVVVQPQPSPPVAYAAEACVELKQPLLTAQGSNLRWYADATKQQLLAEGESFSPADKSSRSYWLTQSSEYCESQPVEVRFTAKHFDPAKAYIANVVTPNGDDKNQLYYVKDFEGKECMGEFISIRIYNRWGRQVYESKAADFKWDASQLPTGVYYYRMDYQLNKFQGSIQVLR; this is encoded by the coding sequence ATGCAGAGGGTTTTTCTAATATGCCTGACATTCTTAACCACAATTCTGCTGAGCTTACCCTCTGTAGCACAGGAGGCATTTGTGCCCGAAGGGCTCTATTTCCAGGGAGAGGTAATTCGTAAGGTAAGTGTTGGTCATAATGCTGTATGGGTAGTAAAGGGGCAGGATAGCACAGGGGTAGGAAAGGTAGACCTGCAGGGTATAGAATATGATTATACCACCAGCATCAATACATCAGTACCCCTAGCCGGCATCGTGGGGAAGTATGGTGACAGTGCTATGATAGCCTCCACAAGCAATTATTTACTACAGTTTGATAAAGGAGTAATTACCCGGATAGATAAAGATCTTGGCGTAAAAGGCAACCGCATTACAGACATTACGGGAAACGAAAGTTTTACCTTTATTGCAACGGACTCTGGCTATCAGAAATCATACAACAATGCAAGCTTTGTTACGATGAGGTTTGTTGATCCCAAACCTCCCGTTCTCAGAATCTTCCATAACGAAAGAAAAGGACTATCAGCTTATGCTTACCAGGAACAGGTAGGCAGTTGTAGCGAATGGCCTAACAGCAACACCTTGAAGATTATAGTCCAGAGAGCATACGCCAATCAGGTTAATTCTGCATTATTCAATCCTGATGAAATTTCAGGTTTAAATGCCATCGCAGTAGCTGATGAATATATTCATTCTTATTCACCCACTTATATAGCTACCTTTTTTATTGGTAATACCTCCGGCTTAAAGGTTGGGTTGGGCGATTGTAAAAGCATAGTCAAAACGTTCCTTCAAGACACAACAGTATATGCTATAAAAAATTACAAGAGCTCAATGTTAATTGGTAGTGAAAAGGGTCTATTCTATTGCTCAGAAAAAGACCCTGACATGATGTATTCGGTTCAGTTGGGGGGAGCATACAAAATATACGATATCTCTGTGGATGAGGATAAAGATCTCGTATGGTTAGCGACTGACCAGGGACTTTACAAATTACATGGTGACAGCTATCAAACACCTCCACCTGCAAAAACAATTGAAGATATTGAATGGACCAGGCATATAGGAGGCTCTTTTTCAGATCTGGTAAAAGCCATGGTAACTGATGCATATGGCAATGTTTACATGACGGGCAGCTTCAGCGGGATGGCTAAATTCGGAGATTCAGTTTTGATAGCAAAAAATCAGCAAGATTATTTCCTGGTAAAGTATAATGCCAGTGGAGATATGCTATGGGTACGCTCGGCAACCCGTCTCAAAGAAACCGGCTACCCAAGTGTAGGATGTGGGCTGGCACTTACCGTAGATCACCTTGAAAATGTTTATGTGCTTACAACGCATTACATTGATTATGAAGAACAGCCCATAATTGGTCCTGATTTTGGTTATGGCGTAAAAGCGGCAGATCCAGCTGCTAAAAACAGTTATCTTGTTAAATATGATGTTAACGGCACACCACAATGGACTCAGCCTACAGCAATGTCATATCATACAAACACATCTTCTTATTTTTCTGGCCATCCACAGCTTAACTCAGACAAGAATGGTAATATATATCTGGCTTCAGCAGCAAATTTTACAAATCCTGATTACCATGTGAAGTTTGCTGTTTGGAAGTATAATCCGGACTTCAAGCTGGAATGGCTTAAAAAATTTCCTTTGCAGTTTACGACCATTACCCTGAAACCAGGTGGTGAATTTTACTTATATGGTAAATTTGGCCTATTCAGGGATACGCTCGTGGTTGACACTATTAAGCTGAGCAGGGAAGATGATGATAGTTTTGCCCTTGTCCATTTGGATAGTAGTGGAAAAGCGAAATGGGGAAAGGCATTTGGAAATTCCCATAGTCATGTAGAGAATCTAACTGGATTAGGCTTCGATGATTTCGGAAATACATATATATCAGGATCTTACAGCGTCGATATGCAGCTAGGGGAATGGGTGCATACAAACCGAAAACATGATTATGGTATTTTTCATGCGAAGCTTAATGCCAGCGGTGCATTTAGCTGGGTTAGATTTGGAGAAACGAAAGAGCATTTGCCGAATAATCAAATCTTAGTTGACTCATTGGGATTTTCTATCTTGACAGGTAAGTTTGAAAAGAGTCTTACGTTGAACAATTTAACGCTTGAAGCCAGTTCTGATCAGGAAGAAGTTTACCTGATAAAGTATGATCCAAGCGGAAACCTTAGCTGGGGTTATGCTATACCCGGTCTTACTTACGATCTCTATTCAATAAAAACAATTGCTAAAGGGCCTAAAAACTCCTTCTATATAGGCGGGGAGTTAATCAATAATATTAACCTGAATAATAGTCTATTAGCAGTAAAAGGTGTTTCAGATATTTTCCTGGCCAGGATCACTGATCCAACAAGCATATTTAGTATTAATGTAATCAGAGGCAAAAGTTTTTTTGACAAAGATAAGAATGGCGCGTATAATGAAGGAGATGAACCCATTGCTGATCTCATCGTTAAAGCAGAGCCCGGACCACTTTACACCAAAACAGATCATGAAGGTAACTATGTACTCTATCTGCCAAAAGGAGACTATACCATTGAACAAATAATTCCGAATTATAAGGGTAAAATCATCACGCCCATAGCTCCGGAGCAACCGTTTTCCATAAGCCTCACCACTGCAGGCATAGACTCAGCAGGTTTTGATTTTGTTAATGATGTTAAAGTTTCTCCTTTTCTCTCCGTAGATGTTACCTCTACCCGCTTCAGGCGATGCTTTACCCATACCACCAAAGTTGAATATTGTAACGAAGGATTTGCCAATGCTGAAAACGTGGAACTGGTGCTGGAGTACCCGGAGTTTGTGATTCCCATCGCAAGCAGCATTCCCTGGACCTCCAGAAACGGAAATACCTATACCTTCTCAATTGGGAGCATGCCTTCACAAAGCTGCAGAACCATTACCTTCAAAGATTCGGTTATTTGTGGCAATGAGTCTATCCGTGATCTTACCCAATGCATAAAGGGTTCCTTACGCTCTCTTAACACCACAGTTAATCCAGATCCTGAATGGGATAGATCTGACATAGTGCTTTCTGCCGAATGCAGGGACAATGGCTTCGTCAGGGTAGGCATCCACAATTCCGGGACAGGCCATATGGCCGACAGCGCCAGCTTCAGTATCTTTTTAAACCAGCAACAGGTTTATGGTGGCAAGTACAAACTCAAAGCTGGAGAAGACCTAAGCCTCAACCTACTGGCCAACGGCAAACCCCTGCACCTGGAGGCAAAGCTTACCCCTCATCACCCGGATAAAAGAGCGGTGTCTATTACCATACAAGGCTGCAACAGCAATGGCGAAGGCATCATTGATGGTGGCTATGTCAATCAATTCCCGCAAAACGACGAGGCAGAAACAATAGAACTGGTCTGCCTGCCCATCATCGACAGCTATGACCCCAATGACAAGCAGGTGGCACCAGCAGGTATCACCTCAACCAATAATATTGCTGAAGATAGCATGCTGGAGTACACCATCCGCTTCCAGAACACCGGAACCGATACTGCCTATACCGTAGTAGTGGTAGATCCGCTAAGCGAACACCTGGATATCTCCACCCTTAAAGTAGGCCTTAGCTCACACCCTGTAAAATGGGAGTTCAGCCAGGATAACCAGCCCTCCATTGTCTGGCGCTTTCCAAAAATTAACCTGCCCGACAGCACCACCAATGAGCGGGCATCGCATGGCTTTGTTAAATTTAAGATCAGGCCAAAACCAGATCTTCCCCTAGGTACAGTAATCTCTAACAAGGCGGAAATTTACTTTGACTACAACAGTCCTATTATTACCAATGAGGTCTTCAATACTATCGGCCTGCCAGAGCTGGTGCCGGGAGAGAAAGTGTTGGTTCAAAATTGTAATACAAAAATTAATCTGCTGCAGGAGGAGAATTTAGCGATAGTGTTATGTAGCGATGCAAGGAGCTATCAGCTTTCACGCCAGGTTCCTGTCGATGGCCGGGGTAACTGGAAAGTAACCAAAGGCAATGCTTTTTTACAAGATCCTCACAGTCACCAAACCCTCGCCAGCAATATCTCCTTTGGAGAGAATGAATTTAGCTGGGAGCTAACCTACTGCGATCATATTGTCATCAGCAAAGTTACAATTATCAGAGAACTGCCTCTCGAGAAGCCACAAATTACCCCTCCTGCTCCCATTTGCCAGGGAGAAGTCTATCCTGCTATTGGAACAACTGGCGAGGGTGTAGAATGGTACAGAGATGCAGCACTGACTAAGCTGGCACTGAAAGGCAATACTTATCAAGCCTCGGGTCAGCAGTCAGAAACCCTCTATGTGATCAGGCGCAGTCCAACCTGTAGCAGCCCCGTAGCTGTAGTGCAGGTGGTTGTCCAGCCTCAACCTTCACCTCCGGTAGCCTATGCTGCAGAGGCATGCGTGGAGCTAAAACAACCCCTGTTAACAGCACAGGGCAGCAACCTTCGCTGGTATGCTGATGCTACAAAACAGCAGCTCCTGGCAGAGGGAGAAAGCTTCTCCCCTGCTGATAAAAGCTCCCGCAGTTACTGGCTTACCCAAAGCAGCGAGTATTGCGAAAGTCAGCCGGTAGAGGTGCGCTTTACAGCCAAACACTTCGATCCTGCGAAGGCCTACATAGCCAATGTGGTAACTCCTAACGGTGATGATAAGAACCAGCTCTACTATGTAAAAGACTTTGAAGGCAAGGAATGTATGGGTGAATTTATCTCCATCAGGATCTACAACCGCTGGGGCAGGCAGGTCTACGAAAGTAAAGCAGCAGATTTTAAATGGGATGCCAGCCAGCTTCCTACAGGTGTTTACTACTACCGCATGGATTATCAGCTAAACAAGTTCCAGGGTTCTATTCAGGTATTACGATAG
- a CDS encoding PKD domain-containing protein: protein MKKALLVLAVAILSFAGAGSLKCFGQSRINNLIFNSTDQIIGLDFTNTDAPEIFYTGKKANATIGEGIAHAENEQGEIVFWVNASGVYDKNNNLMPGSAGIFAHPSSTEIVISPFPDNPTSYYIFYNNQLCSSLYYSVVDMSLRNGLGNVVKLNTLITPGKIFAEGLEVVRIPCTSNYWLLANECGRGLTRFLVNEAGISAGELFLANTINTGGRGELDYYKGKLGYAITFSNRCLVADFNPETGVATNLKNISFSATNGTYGLEFSPDASKVWVTDLSNRDIFGNLSGNNLFSYDLSTGLTKAWSISNTNPDCSGQMEGLGQIELGKDGRLYITQIEGCQVVVVDQPDSENPNILKIDVATRLSAGISDHIQSDFLDEDLLLNPVVKSQGPLMLCTDASVLLYFDGTSEGKQLQWFRNGNGIPGATAPTLEVQQAGEYFLQIANRAGCASASNIIAVSDASIPALDFQREYNVCESPPLVLSIPHAGAYAVSWSNGSEGPATTVTESGSYAVTFSNGHCARTELIEVVIRQKTAYKIPNIIIPNGDSWNEFFEIRELQEAVSLQIYNRWGKLVYTSADYQNDWQGRDLLQGTYYYKITPNTACGIEQTGWVLVMNGSATEK, encoded by the coding sequence ATGAAGAAGGCATTACTGGTGTTGGCAGTGGCGATTTTAAGCTTTGCAGGTGCAGGAAGCCTGAAATGCTTTGGGCAGTCGCGGATCAATAACCTAATCTTTAACAGCACAGACCAGATCATTGGGCTTGACTTTACCAATACAGATGCTCCGGAAATTTTTTATACGGGTAAAAAAGCCAATGCGACCATTGGAGAGGGGATTGCCCATGCCGAGAATGAGCAGGGAGAGATTGTCTTCTGGGTAAACGCCAGCGGGGTCTATGATAAAAATAACAACCTGATGCCGGGATCGGCTGGCATTTTTGCCCACCCCTCCTCTACAGAAATTGTGATTTCTCCATTTCCCGATAATCCCACCAGCTACTACATCTTTTACAACAACCAGCTTTGCTCCAGTCTCTACTATTCAGTTGTAGATATGAGCTTAAGAAATGGCCTTGGTAATGTTGTAAAACTGAACACCCTGATTACGCCAGGAAAGATTTTCGCTGAGGGGCTGGAGGTGGTAAGGATTCCCTGCACCAGCAATTACTGGCTCCTTGCCAATGAGTGCGGCAGGGGACTTACGCGCTTCCTGGTGAATGAAGCGGGCATATCGGCCGGAGAACTGTTCCTGGCAAATACCATTAATACCGGCGGCAGGGGTGAGCTTGATTACTATAAGGGAAAGCTCGGCTATGCCATCACCTTCAGTAACCGCTGTCTGGTGGCAGATTTCAATCCGGAGACCGGCGTGGCCACTAACCTTAAAAACATTTCTTTTTCTGCCACAAACGGCACCTACGGATTGGAGTTTTCTCCCGATGCCAGCAAAGTATGGGTAACCGACCTTAGCAACCGTGATATCTTTGGCAACCTATCGGGCAATAACCTTTTTTCTTATGATCTTAGCACTGGCTTAACCAAAGCCTGGAGCATCAGCAATACAAACCCGGACTGCAGCGGCCAAATGGAAGGTCTGGGCCAGATAGAGCTTGGCAAAGACGGGCGCCTATACATCACCCAAATTGAAGGCTGCCAGGTTGTAGTGGTAGATCAACCTGATTCTGAAAATCCCAACATCCTAAAAATAGATGTAGCCACCAGGCTTTCAGCGGGTATTTCAGACCATATTCAGTCAGATTTTCTGGACGAAGATCTGCTGCTTAATCCTGTTGTTAAATCACAGGGCCCGCTGATGCTTTGTACAGATGCATCGGTTCTGCTTTATTTTGATGGCACTTCTGAAGGAAAGCAGCTTCAGTGGTTCCGCAATGGCAATGGCATACCCGGCGCCACTGCCCCTACTTTAGAGGTGCAGCAGGCCGGTGAATATTTTCTGCAGATTGCCAACCGGGCCGGTTGTGCCAGTGCAAGCAATATAATAGCGGTATCAGATGCCAGTATTCCTGCGCTTGATTTTCAACGGGAATACAACGTCTGCGAAAGCCCTCCCCTGGTGCTCAGCATCCCCCATGCCGGAGCGTATGCCGTAAGCTGGTCGAATGGCAGCGAAGGACCTGCTACCACCGTAACAGAAAGCGGCAGCTATGCCGTTACCTTCTCCAACGGCCATTGCGCCAGAACAGAACTGATAGAGGTGGTAATCCGGCAGAAAACGGCTTACAAAATTCCGAACATTATCATTCCAAACGGAGACTCCTGGAACGAATTCTTTGAAATCCGGGAACTGCAGGAGGCTGTAAGCCTGCAGATCTACAACCGCTGGGGAAAGCTCGTTTACACCTCTGCCGATTATCAAAACGACTGGCAGGGTCGGGACTTGTTGCAGGGTACTTATTATTATAAAATAACACCCAATACCGCCTGTGGCATAGAACAAACCGGCTGGGTACTGGTGATGAACGGATCGGCTACTGAAAAGTAA